In Verrucomicrobiota bacterium, the following are encoded in one genomic region:
- a CDS encoding PhoH family protein: MLVSEVIHFDSARTLSNLLGSDNRALGSVNEAFSVETTTRDGWVKINGQAEAVEAASTLFRFLEGALRKGISIRKHELHYAISAVKEGNLDELEGLWATGISLSNRKPMVLAKTFTQKQYLAAIKEVDLVFGLGPAGTGKTFLAMAAALKALKKSDVSKVILTRPAVEAGEALGFLPGDLQEKLYPYLRPLYDALHDLMDREEVQKFSDKGLIEVAPLAYMRGRTLSKAFVILDEAQNATTEQMFMFLTRMGEGSKCVITGDVSQIDLPRNRKSGLIEALDALQNTKGIRFVTFKDSEIVRHELVSRIVQAYQKHRTKPE; encoded by the coding sequence ATGCTAGTCAGTGAAGTGATACATTTTGATAGTGCGAGAACGCTCTCAAATTTATTGGGCAGTGATAATAGAGCTCTAGGTTCTGTGAATGAGGCTTTTTCAGTTGAGACAACTACTCGTGATGGATGGGTAAAAATTAATGGCCAGGCCGAAGCTGTAGAGGCAGCAAGCACGCTTTTTCGCTTTTTAGAGGGAGCCCTACGTAAAGGCATTTCGATTCGTAAGCATGAGCTTCATTATGCAATTTCTGCAGTCAAGGAGGGCAATCTAGATGAGTTAGAAGGTCTGTGGGCGACCGGCATTAGTCTTTCCAATCGCAAACCCATGGTTTTAGCCAAGACTTTTACGCAAAAGCAGTATCTAGCAGCAATCAAGGAAGTAGATCTTGTTTTTGGACTAGGCCCGGCGGGGACGGGCAAGACTTTTCTAGCAATGGCGGCAGCATTAAAAGCACTAAAGAAAAGCGATGTCAGTAAGGTTATACTCACCCGCCCGGCTGTTGAGGCAGGGGAAGCTTTAGGGTTTCTTCCTGGGGATCTTCAAGAGAAACTTTACCCTTATCTTCGCCCACTTTATGATGCACTTCATGATTTGATGGATCGCGAAGAGGTGCAGAAATTCTCAGATAAGGGGCTGATTGAAGTTGCTCCTTTGGCTTACATGCGTGGGAGAACTCTCTCTAAAGCTTTTGTAATCTTAGACGAAGCTCAAAATGCGACAACCGAGCAGATGTTTATGTTCTTAACTCGGATGGGTGAAGGTTCGAAATGTGTAATAACAGGGGATGTTTCGCAGATTGACTTGCCAAGAAATCGAAAATCAGGATTGATTGAAGCCTTGGATGCGCTGCAAAATACTAAAGGTATTCGTTTTGTTACATTTAAGGATTCTGAGATTGTTCGTCATGAGTTGGTGTCCCGCATCGTGCAAGCTTATCAAAAGCACCGAACGAAGCCGGAATAA